The Streptomyces sp. Mut1 genome window below encodes:
- a CDS encoding MFS transporter, translating to MSGTPTARVRLRAAADGANRWVVLVVLCLSLLLVALDATVLHVAVPAVTEDLRPSAAGLLWIVDAYPLVCASLLILFGTLGDRVGRRRILLLGYALFGVASAVAALADTAAVLIAARALLGVGGAMIMPATLSILRQVFPDRRERAVAIGVWSAVAAVGAATGPVIGGFLVEHFWWGSVFLINIPLMALILPLGRLLLPESRGSDDGPWDVLGALMAAAGVLGVVLGVKRAGTGEGLTGLATVVPLVLGAALLVAFVRRQKRRTHPLIDIGMFARPAFSTAVGCIVLAMLALVGLELVAVQYLQLVLGLSPLETGLRLLPLTFAAMAAGATGSHTLRRIGPRRMVGWGFVLTAASVLTLTAMGRTDRPALLTAAFVALGFGLQSTLFGAYESMLSEAPADRAGGAAAIGETSYQLGAGMGIALLGSVMNAAYAPGLAGLPAAGVPASAGAAASHSLGEAYQEAAHLGGPLGAVLRATARDAFIDGLHITLLVSAGLLLLGALAAMKLPRVMECAPKLCEPRESAERLDARAPEDATPLPGAQEGAGAQLRLPARRHPAGAAGSGRAAHRVVTSAPRRN from the coding sequence ATGTCCGGGACGCCCACAGCCCGTGTCCGCCTGCGCGCAGCCGCCGACGGTGCCAACCGATGGGTCGTCCTGGTCGTCCTCTGCCTCAGTCTGCTGCTCGTCGCGCTCGACGCGACGGTGCTGCACGTCGCCGTTCCCGCCGTCACCGAGGACCTCCGGCCGAGCGCCGCGGGACTGCTGTGGATCGTGGACGCCTACCCGCTCGTCTGCGCCTCGCTGCTGATCCTCTTCGGCACCCTCGGTGACCGAGTCGGGCGCCGGCGCATCCTGCTGCTGGGCTACGCCCTCTTCGGCGTCGCCTCGGCCGTGGCCGCCCTGGCCGACACCGCGGCGGTGCTCATCGCGGCCCGTGCCCTGCTGGGCGTCGGCGGGGCGATGATCATGCCCGCGACCCTCTCGATCCTGCGGCAGGTCTTCCCCGACCGGCGCGAACGGGCCGTGGCGATCGGGGTCTGGTCCGCCGTCGCGGCGGTCGGCGCGGCCACCGGGCCCGTCATCGGCGGCTTCCTCGTCGAGCACTTCTGGTGGGGCTCGGTCTTCCTGATCAATATCCCGCTGATGGCCCTGATCCTGCCGCTCGGCCGGCTGCTGCTCCCCGAGTCCCGGGGCAGCGACGACGGGCCCTGGGACGTGCTCGGCGCGCTGATGGCCGCCGCCGGGGTGCTCGGCGTGGTCCTGGGCGTGAAGCGGGCCGGTACCGGCGAGGGGCTGACCGGCCTCGCCACTGTGGTGCCGCTGGTGCTGGGCGCCGCGTTGCTCGTCGCCTTCGTCCGCCGCCAGAAGCGGCGCACCCATCCGCTGATCGACATCGGCATGTTCGCCAGGCCGGCCTTCTCGACGGCGGTGGGCTGCATCGTCCTCGCCATGCTGGCCCTGGTCGGTCTCGAACTCGTCGCCGTCCAGTACCTCCAGCTCGTCCTGGGCCTCAGCCCCCTGGAGACCGGCCTCAGACTGCTGCCGCTCACCTTCGCCGCGATGGCCGCGGGCGCCACCGGCTCCCACACCCTGCGCCGGATCGGGCCGCGCCGGATGGTCGGCTGGGGCTTCGTCCTGACGGCGGCCTCGGTGCTGACGCTGACCGCGATGGGCCGGACCGACCGGCCCGCCCTGCTGACCGCCGCCTTCGTCGCCCTCGGCTTCGGCCTCCAGTCCACGCTGTTCGGCGCGTACGAGTCGATGCTCAGCGAGGCCCCGGCGGACCGGGCGGGCGGGGCCGCCGCGATCGGCGAGACCTCCTACCAGCTGGGCGCCGGGATGGGGATAGCACTGCTGGGCAGCGTCATGAACGCCGCGTACGCCCCCGGCCTCGCCGGGCTCCCGGCCGCCGGTGTCCCCGCTTCGGCCGGTGCCGCCGCCTCCCACTCGCTCGGCGAGGCCTACCAGGAGGCCGCGCACCTGGGCGGCCCCCTCGGCGCCGTCCTGCGCGCCACCGCCCGGGACGCCTTCATCGACGGGCTGCACATCACGCTGCTGGTCAGCGCCGGTCTGCTGCTGCTCGGCGCGCTCGCCGCGATGAAGCTGCCCCGGGTCATGGAGTGCGCGCCGAAGCTGTGCGAACCCCGGGAATCCGCGGAACGCCTCGACGCGCGGGCCCCCGAGGACGCGACGCCCCTCCCCGGCGCCCAGGAGGGAGCCGGGGCTCAGCTGCGGCTGCCGGCCCGGCGCCACCCGGCCGGGGCGGCGGGCTCTGGACGCGCGGCACACCGGGTCGTAACGTCGGCACCGCGGCGTAACTAA
- a CDS encoding phosphatase PAP2 family protein → MRTDIFARLDREPEPPKIETPRMSRHRIALFGGTLAFYVAIVIAVLMSSWLVTLDWKVMLFRPYQQWPEIHAALDYYVVLGQRGPTAVMVACWLGWRSWRQHTLRPLLTLGASLLLLNLTVGAVKIGLGRLGPHYATRIGSAELFAGGDIFPSGHTANAVVTWGILAYLAATPRARRYLSAMSAIVSLGVGLTTVYLGTHWLSDVLLGWAAGLLILLGLPWVEPLITRAEDWIFAARARLGAPGSRPVPATPATGAPLPVPAGQPAADEAAAQGPAPGPAGRPQTASGRPRPHPAPAAHPAHAVRSERTPVTPAGSRRPPHADRAPRGGTAPARPVAGG, encoded by the coding sequence GTGCGTACCGACATCTTCGCCCGGCTGGACCGGGAGCCGGAACCGCCGAAGATAGAGACACCGCGGATGAGCCGTCACCGCATCGCTCTCTTCGGCGGGACGTTGGCGTTCTATGTGGCCATCGTCATTGCCGTGCTCATGTCTTCCTGGCTGGTGACCCTGGACTGGAAGGTCATGCTCTTCCGGCCCTACCAGCAGTGGCCCGAAATCCACGCCGCCCTCGACTACTACGTGGTCCTCGGGCAGCGCGGCCCCACGGCGGTCATGGTCGCCTGCTGGCTCGGCTGGCGCTCCTGGCGCCAGCACACCCTGCGCCCGCTGCTGACGCTGGGCGCCTCGCTACTGCTGCTCAACCTGACGGTGGGCGCGGTCAAGATCGGCCTCGGCCGGCTCGGCCCGCACTACGCGACCAGGATCGGCTCGGCCGAGCTCTTCGCCGGCGGCGATATATTTCCCTCCGGCCACACCGCCAACGCCGTGGTGACCTGGGGAATCCTGGCCTACCTGGCCGCCACTCCGCGGGCCAGGCGCTATCTGTCGGCCATGTCCGCGATCGTCTCGCTCGGGGTCGGCCTGACGACGGTGTACCTCGGTACGCACTGGCTCAGCGACGTGCTCCTCGGCTGGGCCGCCGGCCTGCTGATCCTGCTGGGCCTGCCCTGGGTGGAGCCGCTGATCACCCGCGCCGAGGACTGGATCTTCGCCGCCCGCGCCCGGCTCGGCGCACCCGGCAGCCGTCCCGTCCCCGCCACGCCCGCCACCGGCGCCCCGCTGCCCGTGCCGGCCGGACAGCCGGCCGCGGACGAGGCGGCGGCGCAGGGCCCCGCGCCCGGCCCGGCCGGACGCCCCCAGACCGCGAGCGGCCGCCCGCGCCCCCACCCGGCGCCTGCCGCGCACCCGGCCCACGCGGTGCGCTCGGAGCGGACCCCGGTCACCCCGGCCGGGAGCCGCCGCCCCCCGCACGCGGACCGCGCGCCGCGCGGGGGTACGGCTCCGGCCCGGCCGGTCGCCGGCGGCTGA
- a CDS encoding I78 family peptidase inhibitor codes for MAPLPTPPAQPDDATGAYVGLAAETAEQRAREHGWSTVRALPPGTVITMEFQAGRINFEVDGGVVRRCWTG; via the coding sequence ATGGCACCCCTACCGACACCTCCCGCCCAGCCCGACGACGCCACCGGCGCGTATGTGGGGCTCGCCGCCGAGACCGCGGAACAGCGGGCCCGGGAGCACGGCTGGTCCACCGTCCGGGCCCTTCCGCCGGGCACGGTCATCACCATGGAGTTCCAGGCCGGCCGGATCAACTTCGAGGTCGACGGCGGTGTCGTCAGACGCTGCTGGACCGGCTGA
- the der gene encoding ribosome biogenesis GTPase Der, producing MNDQIHSGGSDHEHGELGDAEYAEFMELAAQEGFDLEDVEGAIGEAGHGPLPVLAVVGRPNVGKSTLVNRIIGRREAVVQDKPGVTRDRVSYEAEWAGRRFKVVDTGGWEQDVLGLDASVAAQAEYAIETADAVVFVVDSTVGATDTDEAVVKLLRRAGKPVVLCANKVDGQSGEADATALWSLGLGQPHPVSSLHGRGTGDMLDAVLEALPEAPPQAFGSAIGGPRRIALIGRPNVGKSSLLNKVANEDRVVVNALAGTTRDPVDELIELGGVTWKFIDTAGIRRRVHLQEGADYYASLRTAAALEKAEVAVILIDASESISVQDQRIVTMAVEAGRAVVLAFNKWDTLDEERRYYLEREIETELAQVEWAPRVNVSALTGRHMEKLVPAIETALDGWETRVPTGRLNAFLGEIVAAHPHPVRGGKQPRILFGTQAGTKPPRFVLFASGFLEHGYRRFVERRLREEFGFEGTPIHISVRVREKRGRKK from the coding sequence ATGAACGACCAGATTCACTCCGGCGGCTCGGACCACGAGCACGGAGAGCTTGGCGATGCCGAGTACGCGGAGTTCATGGAGCTCGCCGCGCAGGAGGGGTTCGACCTCGAAGACGTCGAGGGTGCGATCGGTGAGGCCGGTCACGGACCGCTGCCCGTCCTCGCCGTGGTCGGCCGCCCCAACGTCGGCAAGTCGACCCTCGTGAACCGGATCATCGGCCGCCGTGAGGCCGTCGTCCAGGACAAGCCGGGCGTCACCCGCGACCGCGTCAGCTACGAGGCCGAGTGGGCGGGCCGCCGCTTCAAGGTCGTCGACACCGGCGGCTGGGAGCAGGACGTCCTCGGCCTGGACGCCTCCGTCGCCGCCCAGGCGGAGTACGCGATCGAGACGGCCGACGCGGTCGTCTTCGTGGTGGACTCCACCGTCGGCGCCACCGACACCGACGAGGCCGTCGTCAAGCTGCTGCGCCGGGCCGGCAAGCCCGTCGTGCTGTGCGCCAACAAGGTCGACGGGCAGAGCGGCGAGGCCGACGCCACCGCGCTGTGGTCGCTCGGTCTCGGCCAGCCGCACCCGGTCTCCTCGCTGCACGGCCGCGGCACCGGCGACATGCTGGACGCCGTCCTGGAGGCCCTTCCCGAGGCCCCGCCGCAGGCCTTCGGCTCCGCCATCGGCGGCCCCCGGCGCATCGCGCTCATCGGCCGCCCGAACGTCGGCAAGTCCTCCCTGCTGAACAAGGTGGCGAACGAGGACCGCGTCGTCGTCAACGCGCTGGCGGGCACCACCCGTGACCCGGTGGACGAGCTGATCGAGCTCGGCGGCGTCACCTGGAAGTTCATCGACACGGCCGGTATCCGGCGCCGCGTCCACCTCCAGGAGGGCGCCGACTACTACGCCTCGCTGCGCACCGCCGCCGCCCTGGAGAAGGCGGAGGTCGCGGTGATCCTGATCGACGCCAGCGAGTCGATCAGCGTACAGGACCAGCGCATCGTCACCATGGCCGTGGAGGCGGGCCGCGCCGTCGTGCTCGCCTTCAACAAGTGGGACACGCTGGACGAGGAGCGCCGCTACTACCTGGAGCGCGAGATCGAGACGGAGCTCGCACAGGTCGAGTGGGCCCCCCGGGTCAACGTCTCGGCGCTCACCGGCCGTCACATGGAGAAGCTGGTCCCGGCGATCGAGACCGCGCTCGACGGCTGGGAGACCCGCGTCCCGACCGGCCGGCTGAACGCCTTCCTCGGTGAGATCGTCGCCGCCCACCCGCACCCGGTCCGCGGTGGCAAGCAGCCCCGCATCCTCTTCGGCACCCAGGCGGGCACCAAGCCGCCGCGGTTCGTCCTCTTCGCCTCCGGCTTCCTGGAGCACGGCTACCGGCGCTTTGTGGAGCGCCGCCTGCGCGAGGAGTTCGGCTTCGAGGGCACCCCGATCCACATCTCGGTGCGGGTCCGCGAGAAGCGCGGCCGCAAGAAGTAG
- a CDS encoding lysophospholipid acyltransferase family protein, translating to MTDATDAPSARGAAVGRGIGIGLMYGLFRPRVLGAWRVPASGPVILAVNHSHNIDGPMLMGTAPRPVHFLIKKEAFVGPLDPFLRGIGQLKVDRTTVDRTAITHALGVLGDGGALGIFPEGTRGEGDFASLRSGLAYFAVRSGAPIVPVAVLGSTERRGRLISALPPLRSRVDVVFGAPFEAQEGARSSHEGGGRRAGGSGRRTRKALDEATLRIQARLTGHLEHAGRLTGRTG from the coding sequence GTGACCGACGCCACGGACGCGCCGTCCGCACGCGGAGCGGCGGTCGGGCGCGGCATCGGAATCGGGCTGATGTACGGGCTCTTCAGGCCCCGTGTCCTCGGCGCCTGGCGGGTCCCCGCCTCCGGACCCGTCATACTCGCGGTGAACCACTCGCACAACATCGACGGGCCGATGCTGATGGGCACCGCGCCCCGGCCCGTCCACTTCCTGATCAAGAAAGAGGCGTTCGTCGGCCCCCTGGACCCGTTCCTGCGCGGAATCGGCCAGCTGAAGGTGGACCGTACGACCGTCGACCGCACCGCCATCACCCACGCGCTCGGCGTGCTGGGGGACGGCGGGGCGCTCGGGATATTCCCCGAGGGCACCCGCGGCGAGGGAGACTTCGCCTCGCTGCGCTCCGGGCTCGCGTACTTCGCGGTGCGCAGCGGGGCGCCGATCGTGCCGGTGGCCGTCCTGGGAAGCACCGAGCGCCGCGGCCGGTTGATATCAGCACTGCCACCGCTGCGCAGCCGCGTCGACGTCGTCTTCGGAGCACCCTTCGAAGCCCAGGAGGGGGCGCGAAGCTCGCACGAGGGTGGTGGGAGACGGGCGGGCGGGAGCGGCAGGCGTACGCGCAAGGCGCTGGACGAGGCCACGCTGCGCATCCAGGCCCGGCTGACCGGCCACCTGGAGCATGCCGGGCGCCTCACCGGGCGCACCGGGTAA